The following nucleotide sequence is from Prosthecobacter sp..
CGCGCCTTTTTCGAGCCAGACCTGGTTTCCATACGCGTGATCGCCGTGGTGATGCGTGTCGAAGGCAAAGCGCACCGGCTTGTCCGTGAGCGCCTCGATCTTGGGGATGATGACGCGGGCACCGGAAGGGAAATTGGCATCAATCACGAGCACGTAGTCCGCAAAGATGATCCAGCCGTTGTTGCAGTGGCCGTAAGGTTTGATCTCGCCCTCATGGAAATAGACATTCGGGGCGATGTTTTCGACTTTGTTCACCTCCGCGTGAGATGGGAGCGCGGAGAGACAGAGGATGGCGAAGACGGCTGACAGGTGAGTGAAGAAGATGGATTTCATGATGGCTGGTGGTGAAACGCTGCCAAAAGCGGATTTTCACACGGCCAAATATCCGCGCCAATTCATGAGGATGTGTTGCCGGGGCGACGATTCTGCGACAGGCGTTGCCGGGTGAACCCATCATCCTTCCGCAACCATGCCATCCAACCCGCGACCTGGATTGCTACGGCTGAGCGCACCGCCTTTGAAGCGGCAGGCACGACGGCACATCGGCTGGCGTCGGGATCGGAGGGCTGGGTGGAGCGGCTGGGTGATGATGCGATGATCTCGCACAAGAATGGCGCTGCGCTGAACGAACTGGCCGCCGGGCTAGTGGTGTGGAGCGCGCAGGCGCAGTGGACACCGGCGCGAGTCTTCACGCGCTTCCTGCCATTGAAGAATCATGAGCGTGTCTCGCCCATCCTGAGATCGGGAGATGCCTCATTGCCGATCACGACAGTGGTGACGGAGGCAGGGATCCGCTATGGGCTTGATTTCGGCACGGGCTACAGTCACGGCCTGTTTCTGGATCAACGTGCAAACCGCGCCAAGCTGCATGCACTGAAGCCAAAGCGCCTGCTGAACACCTTTGCCTACACCTGCAGTTTCAGCGTCGTGGCCGGCCTCGCGGGCGCGGAGACGGTGAGCGTGGATCTGTCCCGCAAGTCGCTGGATCGCGGCAAACAGAACCTTGCCCTCAATGGCATCGCAGAGGCCGGGCATCGCTTCATCAATGATGATACGCTGGAGTTGCTGCCGAAGCTGGGGCATCGCGGCGAGCGCTTTGATGCCATCGTCCTCGATCCGCCGACGTTCTCGCGCGGCAACAACGGTCGCCTTTGGCAGGTGGAGCAGCACTTTGAGGATCTGATGCTCGCCGCGCTGGAGGTGGCGGCACCCAAGTGCGCGATCCTGCTGTCCACCAACTGCACGAAGCTCAATCCTACCGTCATGGAACGACAGGCACGTGCCTGTGCGAAGATCAAGCGCCGCACCACGGAATACATGCGCATGGCAGCGGCGGTGGATTTCCCGCCAGGTCATGGTGCCAGCACCCTTTGGATGATGGTTCGCTAAATCAGTCCACCAGCCACGATTTCATTCGCTCACCCATCACTTTTGCGATGGCGGCATTTCCCGCCGCATCGGGATGCACGCCGTCTTTAAGCAGAGCGACATCGGGCACGACACCGAAGAGACTGACGAACTCGCTGTGCGTCTCGGTGGCGAGTTTCGCAAAGGCATCACTGAGTTCACGCAGCTTCGCCTCACGTTGATCACCGATGGGCTTCGTTGGCCCGAGTGCGGCCTTGTTGATGTTGGTGGGACCGACGAGGAGCAGGGGAAGCTTCACGCCATAAGCAGCGCGCGCTTTCTCGATCATCGCACGCAGATTCGCCACGGCCTTCGGCACGCATTCAGCCGTGATGTCGCGGGAGTCATTCATGCCGAGTGCGATCACCAAAGCGTCCGTTTTCAAATGCCGTTGCAGCATCGCTTCGAACTCCTTCACCGAGTTCGTCGGGCGACCGCCCTTGCCTTCGTTGATCAGCGTCAGCGTCCCGGCGGACTCTTTCTCGACCTGCTTCACCCAAGCTCCGCCAGCCGTGATCGAGTCGCCAAACACGATCACCGTGCGCGGCTTTGTGCTATTCTGAGCCAAGACACCCAACGTCAGAGCCAGGAGGAGAAGAAAAGCACGGATCATGATTTCTCGAAGCTAACGCTGTGGTGGAGGTGGTTCAGGTGGCGAGGAACTGTCAGGCTTTTTCACGCGTAGCACGACTTTGGGACCAGGAATGAAGCCACTGCTTCCACTGCCACCGGTCCACTTGCCGTCGGATGAATTGCTCTTAAAGGGCCGGGGCGCTTTGTTGTTTTGTTTCTGACTTCTCATCGTCTTGTGTGTGCTGGTTGGGCCGGATGCGATCTGCATCATTCGCAGCCCCATGAATCGTTGCGGCAGATGACGAATTTGGCAAAGCAAAATCCCATCCTTCAACCTCGCAACGATTGGGGGAAAGGTCCGGCCCGCATTTCCTCAAGCGCCCTGCTTCTTCTTCGGCGGTTTGGGCGATTGATCAGACGCTTTGATCTTGGCGAATACCTTTTGAGCATAGTCCGAGGTTTGTTCCGGCGTGAGCTCGGGATGCTTTTCTTGACGCGATTTCATGAGTTCTTTGAACTTGTCACGCGCTTCAGGCGAGAGAGAGGCATACATCTCACGGCCCTGCTCACCGAGGAAGGAAGACGGGCGCATTTTGTCGCCATCCTTCTTACTGGAGCCGGCCATTTGAGCCCTTGAGCCGTCTTTTCCTGCACTTCCCGGGGAAAGCTGCTGCCCCTGATAGTGCATGGCGACGATCTCCTCCCCGACCTGCATCTCAATCTGCGTCTGATAGAGATCGGCACCGGCGCTGGCCGTCATGAGCCGCCATCCTTGCGCGTTGGGCTCCTCCGAAACCACGAATCGCTGCTTCGTCTCCTTGTTTAACACAGTGGCAATCGGATGGCCATCGACATAGGCGATGCCGGTGAGTTGCAGGGATTCCTGTAGATTCACGGCGCGGGTGAAGGGCGAGTGGGTCACCAAATCGTCCGCGAAACTGAAATCGAGCGGCTGCGGCAGATCGGGATCTGCCACAGGAGCATCACCAGCCCGCAAGCAGGACACGGACAAGAGAATGGCGCTGACACGAACGAGGAACTTCATTGGGGCCACCACAAACGACCGTCTGCCAAGGGTCTATCATGATTCCATACAGCCTCATAAACTCGCGTTGAACCGGTCCAAGTGTGCTGCTCAAAAGAGTTCGCCCTGCAAAGGCGGTTTCGGAGGCGGCGGTGGCAGAGGTGAGATGATGGTAATGCTGCCTTCGGGGTTGAACGTGCCGAAGAGCGCGAAGCGAGTGTCACGGAAGTAAGCGGCTTCTTCAGAAGTCGTGGCGGTAGTCACCAACTTGGCGATCCGGTAAGGTTCGCCGTTCTTTCCTGTGATCGGCGGTTCCAGCACAAAGAACAACCTCGCTCCGGTCGGTGCCGGTCCCCAGTTGATTTCATCGGTGTCGTCGTCTCTGACCGCGACCTCAGCGACTCCCTCGGTTTGCGCGAGATCGTGCCCCGGCTTGCTGAGCCACCACTGGAGTTTCTCGTTCTGTGCGGAGCCGCCCCAGAGCCCCTTGATCTTCGTGCCGTCGGCGAACGTCAAGGAAAGGGACTGACTCGCCTTCCAAAGCGTGCCATCAAGAGTGCGGAAGAGGTGGGGCATTTGATGAGAGCATTTCCACATTGGGGAAATGCAGTCAAACCGCATGAAGCATGCTTACTGCGTCTTCGCCATATCACGGAACACGATCTGCGACGGATTGCCGACCGGTGTGTAGTGGCCGGTGAAGGTCAGCTTGCCGGTTTTCTTGTCCACGCGGAAGACGGCAATGTGATCAGCACGCTGATTGCAGCAGTAAAGGAAGCTGTTGGTCGGATCGAACGTGAAACTGCGCGGGTAGTCGCCGTGCGTCCACTCTTCGGCCACGAAAGTGAGCGTGCCGTCCTTCCCGACAGCGAAGATGGCGATGCTGTCGTGGAGGCGGTTGCCGGCATAGACGAACTTGCCATCGGTGGAGACAGCGATCTCGGAGCAGAAGTTGCTGCCCGCATAGCCCGGTGGCAGGCTGGGGAGTGTCTGGCGTGAGGTGAGGCGGCCTTTGTCCGCATCATAGTCGAACAGCACGACGGTGGAGCCTTCCTCCTGGATGGAATAGAACCAGCGTCCGTTCGGGTGAAACGCGAAGTGACGCGGGCCATCGCCCGCTGGCAACGAGACAAAGGGCGGATCGTTCGCGGTGAGCGTGCCTTTCTCCGCATCGAATTTCCACACGAGTATTTGATCGAGGCCGAGATCGACGTGAATGACAAATTTGCCTGAGGGATCGGCCTCAATCATGTGCGCATGAGTTTGATCATGGCCACTGATGGCAAAGCTGCCCGGTGCGGCGTTTGTGGCCTTGGTGGATCCGATCTTGCCAGCGTCCTTCTTCACATCTGTTGCTTCGCCGAGACTACCATCCGGTTTGATCGGCAGCACGGCCACGGAACCGCCGAAATAGTTCGCCACGAGCACAAACTTGCCGCTGGGATGGACGCTCAAATGCGCCGGGCCTTTGCCGCCGGAACTGACGCTGTTCAGCAGCTTCAGCGAGCCGTCTTTCTCGACAGCGAAGGCGCTGACGGTGCCGGATTCATTCTCACCGAGACGCTCAGTCTCATTGCCGGAATAAAGACGCGTTTTGTCCGCATTGAAGGCGAGGCAGCTCGGACTTGTGCCCATTTCATACACACCCGCAGGTTTCATCGCCCCAGTGGCACGATCCACCTCAAACAAATGGATGCCGCGTCCGTTCCCAGGCGGCAGATCGACCTGCGTGGCCTTCATGTTCTTCAACGGCGAGGTGTAGGTGCCCACATAGGCCATGAGCGGCGCCCTGGCCCTGCCGGACTCTGCTCCGAAAAGTGGCTCCAGGGCAGCACTGAACGCGAAGGCGGAGGAGGTTTTGAAAAAGGAACGGCGGGCAAGGCCGGGCGGAGTCACAGGGAAAGGAGGCATCATGGTGAGTGATGGGGCTACGTCACCAACCATCACGGCTTTGCAGCCTCTCGCTTCCTTCGGACGCTCAATCGCCCGATACAGACGCTTCACTTGCTCCTGCCGTGCCATCCGCAGGCTTCGCCGCAGATGGAATGAAGGACGAGGCGGCGGTCTTTTTCGTCGCCCCCGAAGTGGCCTTTGCAGGAGGCAGATAAGCATTGTGCTTGCGGCCTCCTGACCAACCGCGATCAGAACTGCTGTTCTTGAACGGTCGGGAGGCTATTTGTTCCGAATGGAAGGCCTCCGCGTGTTCGGAGAACAGCAGGTGCATAGGAGCCGCGGCAATGGCATTCGCTAGAATGCTGTCTGGAAAATCGTTGGCTGAGAATGAAGCTCTTCTGGATCCTCCTGCTGGCCGTTGCTGTCCCGCTCCGTGCAGAGTTTGCTTTTCAGGATGGCGACACCGTGGTGTTTCTTGGCGACAGCATCACGGCAGCGCGGCGCTACGACCGGATCATTGAAAACTACACACTGCTCCGCTATCCGCAGCGGCATGTGAAATTTTTCAATGCCGGCAAGGGCGGCGATACGATGACGGGCGCCCTGGATCGATTGCAGCGCGAGGTCTTTGATCGTCATGCGACGGTGCTTACGGTGGCTTTTGGCGTGAATGACATCGGCTGGGGCATGAAGGCGGATGAGGAGCACAAGGCGGCGTATCTCCGCTCGCTGCGCACGCTCATCGAGCGTTGCCAGGAAAAGCAGGTGCGCGTGTTTCTCTGCTCACCGGCCATCACCAACGAAGACCCGGATCGCTCGGAGAGAGGCTTTTTGCAGCAGATGTGCGATGAGGGGCTCGCGCTGGCAAAGAGTCTCGGCGCGGAGACGGTCGATATTCTGCGCTCGATGCGGAAGGTGCAGCGCCATGTGCTCGTCGTGAACAAGACGCAAAAAGATCCGGCCAGGCACACGAAGCTGCATGTGGAGGACGGCGTGCATTTGAATGAACTCGGCCAGCTCGCCATGGCGGTCGCCCTCTTGAAAGGCCTCGGTGCGCCTGCGGAGGTTTCATCGGCGGAGATCGATGCGGCATCCGCGCGTCCGCTTGCCGCGAGCGGATGCACGATCACCAATGTGAAGGCGACGGCGGACAGCGTGGTGTTTGACCGGCTCGACGAAGGGCTGCCGCTCAACTTCGGCACCTTCGGTGCGCTGAACTTCATGTTCATCCCCGTGCCCCAGGAGCTGAACCGCTATATGCTCACCGTGCGTGGCCTCGCGGCCGGAAAGTATGATCTGCGCGCCGGTGGACGGGCCTTGGGCAAGTTTACCAACAAACAACTTGCCGCCGGTCTGAACATTTCCTCCATGACTGCGAACGGCTGGGAACCGGGTGGTCCGTGGGATGCCCAGGCCGCCGCACTGAAGATGGTGACTGATGCGCGTATGGAGATCCTCGGCTCGCAATCCTACAGCGAGAATTTCCTGTCAAACCATCCAGGCGTGGAGGCCGTGCGCCAGGAAACCCAGGCCACACTGGAGAGCCTGGAAGCTCTCCAGCGCAAGTATGCGTCACCCGCCACGGTTCATTTCGAAGTGAAGAGGACGGGCGATGAGTGATGAAGGCTAGCTCACCACCTTCTTCACAAAGCAGGCCCTCAGGCCAATGAGCACTCCCTCCATCTTGCAGGAGATCTCGTGATCGCCGTCCACAAGGCGGATGGGCTTGGACTTCATCCCGATTTTGAGAACCTGAGAAGACCCCTTCAGTTGCAAGTCCTTGATCATCGCCACGATGTCACCATCGGCGAGCACTGCACCGTAGGCATCCTTGACGACACGTTCGGCATCGGGCGCATCCGGCGCGGCTTCTTTGGGCCATTCGTGACCGCAGGTCATGCATTCAAAGCGTTCGGGGTGGTCCAAAACGTCGTTCATCTCGCACATCGGGCAGGCTGGGTTGCTCATAGGCAGACAGAAGAACCACATCCTGCTCGAACACAACAGGTTCCACCCAGCTCTTCGAACTCGTCGAGGAGGAAACCGTGCCTCCTCGACGACTGGAGTGAACTGTTTGTCAGCGTTGCCGCCTTTCCTCAGGCTTTTTCTCCTGCGGGGCGGCCGGCTGAGGAGCAGGCGGGGGTGAGGGTGCCTGTCTTGCTGGGGGAGGTGGGCGGAGTTGAGGTGGGGTCTCCTGGCCCTGAGGCGACGGCTGGGGTGCCGCCAGCGGCGGCTGAGGCATGGGACGTGCTTGGGGCTGGAAGGGGCGGAACTGCGGAGTCTCCGCACGTTTCTCCTCACGAGCTTTCTCAGGGACGTCGGGGCGGCGCTGAATCTCTGGTGGACGAACTTGAGGCGGTTGCACAGGTTGCGGCATGGGAGCTGGCTTCACACTGGGAGCTTCCGGTCGGGGCATCGGGCTCGGCGGTCGTGCCTTGGGCTCGGATTGAGGTTCTGGCATGGGCACCGGGCGCGCTTTGGGTGGGCTGGGTGGCGGTGAATCGGGGGCCAAAGGGCGACGCCCTCCCGGTCCGAAATCAAGCCTGCCATCACGATTCCCAGGCAGATCAGGCCTCACCTTGGGAGGCGTTAGATTAGGCTCTGGTACCAGCTTGGGGGTGGCGGGCTTACCATCCGCTTTCGGACTGGTTTCAGTGCCGGGTTTGCCGGGAACGAGTTGCGGCTTTGAACCCTCCCCAGGCTTGATCCCGGATGGACGGTCATCGCTGTCAGGGCGGCCATCGGGACCACGGCCGGGACGGCCATCGGGGCGTAAATCTGGACGACTGTCCGGCCCCAGACCGGGGCGGTCCGCACGGCCCGGCATGCTAGGACGGCGTGCCTCGCCCGGTGCAGGAGGATCCTCCTTCACGCCGGGTTTGCCCTCGGGGCTTAATGGCTGAGCTTTGCGCACTTCATCATCGACGCGGCGTGGATCGGGGCGCTGGGCGGTGCCCCAGCGTTCCTGAGGTTGCAGAGCCCGGCCCACAGCAGGCGGCGGCACATCGCTGGTGGCGACCAGAGGCGTTTTTTCCGGCAGTTTTTCCGCTTTGGCCTTCGCGAGTTCCTCACGCTGTCGAGCACGCAGACGCTCCGCAGCATTGGAGTCGCTGAGGCCGCTCCAGCCACGGTCAATTTCCGGGCGGTCAAAGCGTTCACGCACGCGCGGCGGCAAAGCTCGTGTTTCTTCTTTCTTCACCGTGGGGGCGGCAACCACCAACTGATCATTCTCGATGCGGGAGAGGCTGCGGAAGCCTCCATGACGTGCGTTCTGATTGTCGATCCAGTCGCGGCGGAAGCTGTCTTCGTCGCGACGAAGTGTCAGGCGTCTCACGCGGTTTTCACCCAGCCTGTCGATGCGGGTCGGATCGGGGCCGCCGACAAAGATGTTGTTCACAACATTCTGCTGATACGTGATGTTGGTGATGTTTACCGAGCGGTCGATGAAGGTGAAGTTACGGCTGCGGTCCACGATGAAGGGACGCAACGACGAGCGCGTGGCGAACGAGCGGATGGGGACAAAGCTATAGTAAGCGGGACCGACATCGTAGTAGCTGTCCGTCCACCAGTTGAAGCCAATGCTGATGTTCCAGCGTGCTTCGGGTGGCAGCGGTGCCCAGCCGATGTAGTCATCGGTTTGTCGCCAAGACACCCAGGCTGGCGCCCATTCGTATCCGGGCACCCAAACCCAGCGACCAAACATGCGCAGCCAGCGACCATAGTGATAAGTGGCCCAGCCGAAGTCCTCATTCGAGATCCAGGTCCAGCCGGCGTTTGTATAGGCCCAGTAGCCGTCGGAATAAGGCGACCAATAGGCATTTCGTGACGCCCTCGGCTCCCAGACATAACCGTAGTTTCGGGTGTAAATCCAATCACCGTAGGAATCGAGAGCATCGTAGAAGAAGTCGATGGATATCCCCACGTCCGCGCGGGCAGTCGGCACTGGTGTGGCCACCGCGAAAAGGGCGGCGCACAGCAGAAAAGAAAGATGTTTCATGGTTGGATGGTGGTTGAGTTGTGTTTATCATCGTCATTGGATACGACGGTTGCTCTTTATCATCCGGCTCAAAAGGGGTTCCTGGCTGCCTGATAGATGCCTCAGGAGGACTGGTTTCCTTCCCTCCCCATCCTCATGTCTCTCCTCGAACGCCTCTTTTCCATCCCGGTCATCCGCAAAGGCATCTGGCGGCTGTGGTATCCTTTTCTCACGCGGCGGTTGCAGGGTGAGGAGGTGCTGTTTCTCAACTACGCCTTTGAAACCGATCCACCGGTCGGTTTGAAGCTCGATCCTGATGACGAACCGAACCGCGCCTGCATCCAGCTTTATCATCACGTCGCCACCCAGGTCGATCTGCGCGGCAAAGAGGTGCTCGAAGTGAGCTGCGGCCATGGTGGTGGCGCGTCGTGGCTCACGCGCACGATGCAGCCGTCTGGCTATACCGGTCTCGATCTCAATCCCACGGGCATTCATTTTTGCCAGCAGCGCCATCGCGTGTCCGGCCTCACCTTTGTACAGGGAGATGCACAGAAGCTCCCCTTGCCCGACAACTCGCTCGACGCCGTCATCAATGTCGAAGCCTCGCACTGCTACCCTGATTTCCCCGGCTTCCTCGCCGAAGTCGCGCGCGTGCTGCGCCCAGGCGGCCACTTCTTATATGCCGATTTTCGTTTTCGCGATCAGTTCGCTGATTGGGAAAGCGTCATGGCCAACGCACCGTTGCAAATCGTGCAGACACGCAACATCCGTGACGAAGTCCTGCGTGGCATGAATTGCAATGCGGCACGCAGCGAGGCGCTCATCTGCCAGCGTCTGCCCAAGTTTCTGCATTCCCTGGGCCGCGATTTCGCCGGTCTGCCCGGATCACGCGTGTACGAGGCGCTGAAGGGCGGCGATCTGGCCTACCGCTCGTGGTGCCTGCGCAAAAGCTGAACCAAAATGGGCAGACGTGTGCGCTCAGCCTTCCGAAGCATGGCTGCGGCGACGGATGACGCGGTCTTCCCGTGGCGCAGCCATGGCAAGAGTGCGCTTGTCGTCTGCCTTGCGGTTCATGACGAAGTGGTTGTTTTCTCCATACTCGGCCCACGGTCCCTCGGGGATATCCGCGAACTCCACGAACTTCCAGTCCGTCATGTCACTGCCATCGAGGCCGAGAAAATCGCGCACGGCGGGCGAGACATCGAGACCGGCGTTGTGATTGGGATTGGGCTTCGGACGCGCATCGCCAAAGACGTACTCCGAGTCATTTGTGGTGAAGGGTCCGGCATCCTCCCACTGCGCGTAGCAGACGCGGTCGCCTTTGCGAATGGCGATCCAGCGGCCCTTGCACACGGACTTCCACTTGCTGGTGAAGCCCTCCTTGAACCACGGGATGAGGCTGCGAGCTTCTTTCTTATGACCATTCTGCGCGATGTCGTTGTAGGGGAGCGCCACATAGAACGGGTTCTGCTTCGGAGTGAAGTTGGCAGGCAGAAAGCCCTTTCGAGCCTTGGGACTGGGGTCGTCGTAACCGCCGTAATGCTTCGCCCAGTTCTCGTCCCAACTGCTCGCATGGTTGGGCACGGGATTATTCGCTGAGGGATCTTCACCGATCCAGAAGACCGTGGTGTTAATGTGGCACTTCCACGCGTGGCTGTCCGCAGTCTCGGCTTGGCTCACTTTTTCAGCAGGGGGAGAGTGCGTCACATGATGTGCGGTTGAGAGGTGTCGAGTTTGTGATTTCCCATGAGGAGGACGGTCTCCAAACGGCGGGCTGCTGTCCTCGTACTCCTCACCCGCGACACAGGAGAACGGGGACTTGGACTTTTTGCAACCCTTGGAGGGTTTCGTCTCCTTGGACAGATTGATCTTCCCCGTGGGTGCCGCCATTGACACCACGGCGGACAAAATCAGGCTGGACCGTTTGAACCACGTGCGTTTTTTCATGGCTGGCCTCCAAAATGGCGAAGTTGGTTGGCGCAAAGCACCCTTCGCGCACCTCCCCGCCACGCCGGGCAGGACGGCACTTGGAAGCATGGTCAATGATCTTGGGAACACAATGAAAAATTGGTTGTGACCATGGCATGGCCTATGCGGCTGACCGGAGCATCGGCAACACTTCACATGGCTTCAAAGCTCCATCGCAAAGCGATGCACGTGATGTTCATGCTCCTGCACCGTTAGAATCGCGGCACACCGGAATCGAGATGG
It contains:
- a CDS encoding DUF6600 domain-containing protein; its protein translation is MKHLSFLLCAALFAVATPVPTARADVGISIDFFYDALDSYGDWIYTRNYGYVWEPRASRNAYWSPYSDGYWAYTNAGWTWISNEDFGWATYHYGRWLRMFGRWVWVPGYEWAPAWVSWRQTDDYIGWAPLPPEARWNISIGFNWWTDSYYDVGPAYYSFVPIRSFATRSSLRPFIVDRSRNFTFIDRSVNITNITYQQNVVNNIFVGGPDPTRIDRLGENRVRRLTLRRDEDSFRRDWIDNQNARHGGFRSLSRIENDQLVVAAPTVKKEETRALPPRVRERFDRPEIDRGWSGLSDSNAAERLRARQREELAKAKAEKLPEKTPLVATSDVPPPAVGRALQPQERWGTAQRPDPRRVDDEVRKAQPLSPEGKPGVKEDPPAPGEARRPSMPGRADRPGLGPDSRPDLRPDGRPGRGPDGRPDSDDRPSGIKPGEGSKPQLVPGKPGTETSPKADGKPATPKLVPEPNLTPPKVRPDLPGNRDGRLDFGPGGRRPLAPDSPPPSPPKARPVPMPEPQSEPKARPPSPMPRPEAPSVKPAPMPQPVQPPQVRPPEIQRRPDVPEKAREEKRAETPQFRPFQPQARPMPQPPLAAPQPSPQGQETPPQLRPPPPARQAPSPPPAPQPAAPQEKKPEERRQR
- a CDS encoding lactonase family protein, which translates into the protein MMPPFPVTPPGLARRSFFKTSSAFAFSAALEPLFGAESGRARAPLMAYVGTYTSPLKNMKATQVDLPPGNGRGIHLFEVDRATGAMKPAGVYEMGTSPSCLAFNADKTRLYSGNETERLGENESGTVSAFAVEKDGSLKLLNSVSSGGKGPAHLSVHPSGKFVLVANYFGGSVAVLPIKPDGSLGEATDVKKDAGKIGSTKATNAAPGSFAISGHDQTHAHMIEADPSGKFVIHVDLGLDQILVWKFDAEKGTLTANDPPFVSLPAGDGPRHFAFHPNGRWFYSIQEEGSTVVLFDYDADKGRLTSRQTLPSLPPGYAGSNFCSEIAVSTDGKFVYAGNRLHDSIAIFAVGKDGTLTFVAEEWTHGDYPRSFTFDPTNSFLYCCNQRADHIAVFRVDKKTGKLTFTGHYTPVGNPSQIVFRDMAKTQ
- a CDS encoding SGNH/GDSL hydrolase family protein, with translation MIRAFLLLLALTLGVLAQNSTKPRTVIVFGDSITAGGAWVKQVEKESAGTLTLINEGKGGRPTNSVKEFEAMLQRHLKTDALVIALGMNDSRDITAECVPKAVANLRAMIEKARAAYGVKLPLLLVGPTNINKAALGPTKPIGDQREAKLRELSDAFAKLATETHSEFVSLFGVVPDVALLKDGVHPDAAGNAAIAKVMGERMKSWLVD
- a CDS encoding class I SAM-dependent methyltransferase produces the protein MNPSSFRNHAIQPATWIATAERTAFEAAGTTAHRLASGSEGWVERLGDDAMISHKNGAALNELAAGLVVWSAQAQWTPARVFTRFLPLKNHERVSPILRSGDASLPITTVVTEAGIRYGLDFGTGYSHGLFLDQRANRAKLHALKPKRLLNTFAYTCSFSVVAGLAGAETVSVDLSRKSLDRGKQNLALNGIAEAGHRFINDDTLELLPKLGHRGERFDAIVLDPPTFSRGNNGRLWQVEQHFEDLMLAALEVAAPKCAILLSTNCTKLNPTVMERQARACAKIKRRTTEYMRMAAAVDFPPGHGASTLWMMVR
- a CDS encoding SGNH/GDSL hydrolase family protein codes for the protein MKLFWILLLAVAVPLRAEFAFQDGDTVVFLGDSITAARRYDRIIENYTLLRYPQRHVKFFNAGKGGDTMTGALDRLQREVFDRHATVLTVAFGVNDIGWGMKADEEHKAAYLRSLRTLIERCQEKQVRVFLCSPAITNEDPDRSERGFLQQMCDEGLALAKSLGAETVDILRSMRKVQRHVLVVNKTQKDPARHTKLHVEDGVHLNELGQLAMAVALLKGLGAPAEVSSAEIDAASARPLAASGCTITNVKATADSVVFDRLDEGLPLNFGTFGALNFMFIPVPQELNRYMLTVRGLAAGKYDLRAGGRALGKFTNKQLAAGLNISSMTANGWEPGGPWDAQAAALKMVTDARMEILGSQSYSENFLSNHPGVEAVRQETQATLESLEALQRKYASPATVHFEVKRTGDE
- a CDS encoding phthiotriol/phenolphthiotriol dimycocerosates methyltransferase — protein: MSLLERLFSIPVIRKGIWRLWYPFLTRRLQGEEVLFLNYAFETDPPVGLKLDPDDEPNRACIQLYHHVATQVDLRGKEVLEVSCGHGGGASWLTRTMQPSGYTGLDLNPTGIHFCQQRHRVSGLTFVQGDAQKLPLPDNSLDAVINVEASHCYPDFPGFLAEVARVLRPGGHFLYADFRFRDQFADWESVMANAPLQIVQTRNIRDEVLRGMNCNAARSEALICQRLPKFLHSLGRDFAGLPGSRVYEALKGGDLAYRSWCLRKS
- a CDS encoding zinc ribbon domain-containing protein YjdM is translated as MSNPACPMCEMNDVLDHPERFECMTCGHEWPKEAAPDAPDAERVVKDAYGAVLADGDIVAMIKDLQLKGSSQVLKIGMKSKPIRLVDGDHEISCKMEGVLIGLRACFVKKVVS